The following DNA comes from Caulobacter mirabilis.
CGGCCGCCGCCCCGAACACGGCCAGGATCAGGAGCGCGAAGAGCAGGTAGGCCAACTCGAAGAGGACGCCGGCCGGCCCCAGCAGACGCCGGAAGAAGGTGCGGTAGTCATAGCTGCCGGTCAGCCGCGCGAAGAGAAAGGTGACAACGCACACGGCGCTCCAGATTACCGTGGCGAGCAGGATGGCGAGGCAGCCGCCGACTGGGCCGCTCGGCAGGAAGAACTCGACCAGCTCTCGCCCGGTCGCGTAGCCGCCGCCGATCACGACCGCCTTGAACGCGAGGCCTGGCAGCAGGAAGCGCTGGAAGCGCGTCGATGCGGCGCTCACGACGCGATCGCCCGGCCGGACATTCGAGGCGGCGGCGTTTGACCGTTCGTCGTCATCTTCCCGACTTCTCCGAATGGGCTCGCCCGTCCGCGAGGGACGGGCCGCCGCCTAGAACTTCACACTGGCGCTGACGCCGACGGTCCGAGGGGTCAGCGGCGTGGCGTTCATCTGAAAGACCTGGCGCGTCACGCGATCGGTCAGGAGCACGCCGTTGAGATAGACGCGCTCGTCCGTGACGTTGCGGGCGAAGATGTTGAACGAGTAGCGGCCGTTCGAGAAACCGCCGCGCAGGTCGACGAGGGTGTAGGCTTCGTCCTTGGTCTCGTTGTTGTAGCCCGTGCGCGTCGGCGCGGCCGTCCATCGCTCGCCGGAATAGGTGGCGGTCGCCCCGACCGTCGCCCGCCAGTCGTCGCCGAGGTCCCACGCATATTCTACATAGGCGCCGGCCCTGTAGGTCGGCACGCCGGGCAGCTGCTCGCCGAGCAGGAAGGCCGGAGCGCCGCGCGCCAGGCGGGTGAGCTCGGCCTTGTTGTAGGCGACGTTGCCGCCGACGGTAAGGCCCGGGATCGGCCGCACGACGCCTTCCAGTTCGACGCCCTTGCTGAAGGCGTCGCCCGCGTTCGCCAGGTAGCTGGCGGTGTTGGAGGCGTTGTTGACGCTGAGCTGAATGCCCGACCAGTCGATGTAGTACAGGGTGGCGTTGACGGCGGCCCGTCCGGACCAGAAGCTCGACTTGAGGCCCGCTTCATAGCTGATCAGCGTATCGGCGTTGACCGTCGGCTCGACGCCCGGGAGCACGTTGTTGGGGCCGCCCGGACGGTATCCCGTCGCGACGCGCGCGTAGAACATGCTGTTGCGGTCGAAATGGTAGCGCGCGTTGACCATCCAGGTCTTCACGTCTTCCTTTGACTTGCCGGGAGAGTCGACCGCCCCGTTCAGCGGATACCCGTAGCTGATCTGGCGGAAGTCCTGGTCGTTGTGCGCGAAGCGGGCGCCGGCCGTGATATCGAACGTCTCGCTGAACTTGTAGGTCGCGTTGCCGAACACGGCGAATTCTCGGTACTTCGTCGGCAGCGCGCCATAGAGGAACAGCGGCGAGAAGATCGGACTGTTGATGGGCCGATAGGCCGAATCCAGGACCGTCACCTCCTGCACGTTGCTGCTGTCCTCGTGCGTATAGAAGGCGCCCGCCATCCATTCGAAACGACCGGCGCTGGGCGAGACGACGCGGATCTCCTGGCTGAACTTGTCCAGGGCCATGGACAGGTCGAGCTTGGAGACGCCGGGCGGTATCCCCGCCAACAGGGTATAGGCGCCGTAGGTCGCGCTCATGTCCCGGACCTGGTGGGTCTTGGTGCGAGACCAGGTCGTCGACGAGATCACCTGCACCGGGCCCGGATCCCATTTCACGGTCGCCGAGTAGTAGTCGATGCTTTTCTGGAACGGCTCCCGGAACGGCAGATTCTGGCCGAGTTCCCCGAACGGGAAGCTCTTCGTCAGGGTCGGATGCAGGGCGCCGGGCGCCGCCGCCGTCTGTTTGACGCCGAGGCTGGCGAAGGCGTTGTCCTCGGAATCGATACGGACGAAGAAGGCGTTGAGGTCGACCTCCAGGTCGTCCGTCGGCCTCCACTGGGCCGCGATCCTGCCGCCGTACCGGCGATTGGCGTCGGTGCCGCGGATCTTCAGGAGCGTGTTGTCGGTATAGCCGGCGCCTTCATAGTCGTAGGCGCTGACCCGGAACGCGAAGGTGTCGCTGACGGGCACGTTGACCGCCGCCCGCAACCCCTTGCTCAGGCCGTTGGCGTTCTCGGTGTAGGACAGTTCGCCGCCGGCTTCCGCGGAGAAGGCGCCGATCTTCGGGGCCTTGAGCACATACTTGACGATGCCGCCCATGGCGCCCGAGCCGTAGAGCGTTCCCTGAGGGCCCCGCAGCACCTCCAGACGCTCGAGATCGTAGGGCATGAGGTCGAGCGAGAAGGTGGTCGAACGGGCGTAGTTGGTGCTCGACCCCATGGGCGCGTCGCCCAGATAGAACCCGACCAGCGATCCCGGTCCGACGGCGGCGATGCCCCGCAGGGTCACGGTGACCTGGCCGGGCGAGCCGCCGTCGTTGACGTTGAATCCGGGAATGTAGGCGGCGTAGTCCGTCAGCCGGCTAAGCCCCGCCTCCTCCATCTTCTCGCTGGTGATCGCGCTGACCGAAGCCGCGACCTTGGTCAGGTTCTCCACGCGCTTCTCGGCGGTGACCACCACCTCCTCGAGCGTCGTGTCGTCAGCCGGATTTCCGGCGCCGCTTTCCGCCGCGAACGCCGGCGCGCCGAACGCGCCGAGCGCCACGCCCGCCAGGGCCACCGCCCGAAACTTCGACCTGATCATGAGGTCCCTTCCCTGTTTTGACGCACTGCCGGCGCCTCGATAGGAATGATGACGACATTCCGAAATTCATCATGATGATCGGAAAATATTTTTCGCAACAGAATTCTGTCGCACCTACTGCAGCCGTCCGCGGAGATGCGCGACCACGCGCATCATGTCCTTCTCGACCGTGCTCACCGACACGCCCAGCCGGCTTGCGATTTCGGCCCCAGGCACCTCCTCGAACCTGTTGAGCATGAAGATTCGCCGGGCGCGTTCGGGAAGCTCCATCAGGGCCGCCATAGCCGCGCCGTACGCCTCCCGCCCGAGCAGCACCCGTTCGGGCGACAGTTCATCCCAGAGCCCGACGTCGGCCTCCTCGAACTCGACGTGCGCATCGGCGTGACGCCGGCGCCGCTGGCGATTGCGTTCGCGCAACAGGTTCGCGGCGACCTGGAACAGGTAGCCGTCGAGGTTCTCGATCTCGCCGACCCGCCCCCGCCTCAACACCCGTGCGCAGGCTTCCTGGGTAAGATCCTCGACGTCGGCGCGAATGGAGAGTCTGCGGGCGAAGAACCCGCGCAGGGCTTCGCCGCACCGGGTCGAGATTTCCTCGGCACGGCGCGCTTCCTCGCGGTCAGGCGCCGACAGGCAAAGTTCACGCCCCATCTTAGCGTCCGCTCGCAAGAGGTTTCGCCGTTAGAACAAGGCGCTGGATCAGCGTCGCGGAGGTGGGAGCGAGAAGAACCGATCCCCGGATCTCGCCGGCCCGGCATTCAAGCGTGAAGCTCGCCGATCGCAACGATCGCGCGTCGAAACCGCTGAACCTGGAACACTCGCCGACCGCGGCCCGTAGAGCCCCCAGATCGGCGCGCCATGCCGGGCCCGGCCGATCGAGCAGCATGTTGGAAGCCAGCCGCGCCTCGATCGCCGCGATGTCGCCGGCCCCATAGGCCTCGAGAATGGCCGCCTTCGCCTCGACCAGGGCTGGACTCGGCGCGGACAGGGCGCGGCGCAGGCGTCCATCGTCGTCCAGCATGCGCATGGCGTCCCAGACCGCGGCCGGCAACGGAGCCCGCGTCAGGTTGGCGAACGCGAAGACTCCCGTTCGCCGGCTAGGCGACAGGACGACATAGGACGTGTACCCCGGCAGGCTGCCGGAGTGACTCAGCATCGCCCCCAGCTCGCAGTCGGCCAGGGCGTACATCCCCATTCCATAGGTGCGGGGGGTCGGACAGGGCTTGTCATCCGAGCGTGGGCGACCGGGCGTCAGTTCGACGAACCCCTCCCCCTGGACGATTTCCCGCATGCTGCTGCGTTTGAGGATCCCGTCGTCCGGCCCGTCGCGCGGCGGCCAGGCGGAGAGCAGCCAGGCGACGTAGCGGCCATAGTCCCCGGCCGTCGTATGGAGTCCGCCGGCGGCGGCGAAAGCGCCGTCGTCGAGCACCGGTTCCTGGCGCCAGGCTCCGTCGGCCCAGCTGTAGCCGAGCGCGCGCCGGGAAGCGGGAACCTGGCCGACCTTCCAGTAGGAAGCGGTCATCCCGAGCGGCTTCAGCAGCGCGGCGTCGACCGCCTCGGCATAGGGCGCGCCCGCGACATTGGCGACCACACGGCCGAGGATCGCGTAGCTCGTGTTGGAATACTCGTGCGCGAGCCCGGGAGCCCGCGCGAAGCCGAGGCCGCCCTGCATGAGCTTGGAGAAGGCCGCTTCGCTCATGTCGAGCTGGCGATCGCCCCAAGGATTGTCGGTCACCAGACCGGACGAGTGGACAAGCAGGTCGCGGACCGTGATCGGCGCCGCGTCCGTGGTCGGATAGGCGAGGCTCCGGAGTTCCGGCACGTACCGGGCGACCGGATCGTCGAGCCGCAGCTTGCCGTCGTCCCGCAGGCGCAGGACCATCAGCGCGGTGAAGTTCTTGGTCATCGAGGCGATACGGAAGACGCTTCCCGGCTCGACCGGTCGACGGCTGGCGGCGTCCTGGACGCCGAACGCGCCGACATGGACCAGGGCCCCGTCGATCACCACGCCGTAGACCAGGCCCGGAACGTGGTCGTCCGCGACCAATCGGGCGAAACGTGCATCCAGCCTGGCGAACGTCGCGTCCGACGCCGTGGCGCGGGACGCGGGCGGCGTCGCGGCCGCGGCC
Coding sequences within:
- a CDS encoding RNA polymerase sigma factor, with product MGRELCLSAPDREEARRAEEISTRCGEALRGFFARRLSIRADVEDLTQEACARVLRRGRVGEIENLDGYLFQVAANLLRERNRQRRRRHADAHVEFEEADVGLWDELSPERVLLGREAYGAAMAALMELPERARRIFMLNRFEEVPGAEIASRLGVSVSTVEKDMMRVVAHLRGRLQ
- a CDS encoding TonB-dependent receptor, which translates into the protein MIRSKFRAVALAGVALGAFGAPAFAAESGAGNPADDTTLEEVVVTAEKRVENLTKVAASVSAITSEKMEEAGLSRLTDYAAYIPGFNVNDGGSPGQVTVTLRGIAAVGPGSLVGFYLGDAPMGSSTNYARSTTFSLDLMPYDLERLEVLRGPQGTLYGSGAMGGIVKYVLKAPKIGAFSAEAGGELSYTENANGLSKGLRAAVNVPVSDTFAFRVSAYDYEGAGYTDNTLLKIRGTDANRRYGGRIAAQWRPTDDLEVDLNAFFVRIDSEDNAFASLGVKQTAAAPGALHPTLTKSFPFGELGQNLPFREPFQKSIDYYSATVKWDPGPVQVISSTTWSRTKTHQVRDMSATYGAYTLLAGIPPGVSKLDLSMALDKFSQEIRVVSPSAGRFEWMAGAFYTHEDSSNVQEVTVLDSAYRPINSPIFSPLFLYGALPTKYREFAVFGNATYKFSETFDITAGARFAHNDQDFRQISYGYPLNGAVDSPGKSKEDVKTWMVNARYHFDRNSMFYARVATGYRPGGPNNVLPGVEPTVNADTLISYEAGLKSSFWSGRAAVNATLYYIDWSGIQLSVNNASNTASYLANAGDAFSKGVELEGVVRPIPGLTVGGNVAYNKAELTRLARGAPAFLLGEQLPGVPTYRAGAYVEYAWDLGDDWRATVGATATYSGERWTAAPTRTGYNNETKDEAYTLVDLRGGFSNGRYSFNIFARNVTDERVYLNGVLLTDRVTRQVFQMNATPLTPRTVGVSASVKF
- a CDS encoding serine hydrolase domain-containing protein, whose translation is MRSPRRYPCAAALAAFFVAGGLSSAAAAAATPPASRATASDATFARLDARFARLVADDHVPGLVYGVVIDGALVHVGAFGVQDAASRRPVEPGSVFRIASMTKNFTALMVLRLRDDGKLRLDDPVARYVPELRSLAYPTTDAAPITVRDLLVHSSGLVTDNPWGDRQLDMSEAAFSKLMQGGLGFARAPGLAHEYSNTSYAILGRVVANVAGAPYAEAVDAALLKPLGMTASYWKVGQVPASRRALGYSWADGAWRQEPVLDDGAFAAAGGLHTTAGDYGRYVAWLLSAWPPRDGPDDGILKRSSMREIVQGEGFVELTPGRPRSDDKPCPTPRTYGMGMYALADCELGAMLSHSGSLPGYTSYVVLSPSRRTGVFAFANLTRAPLPAAVWDAMRMLDDDGRLRRALSAPSPALVEAKAAILEAYGAGDIAAIEARLASNMLLDRPGPAWRADLGALRAAVGECSRFSGFDARSLRSASFTLECRAGEIRGSVLLAPTSATLIQRLVLTAKPLASGR